The genomic stretch GTGCACGGGTTCACCGGATCGCCGTACTGGTTCAACAGCACCTTCTTCTCCTTGCCGTGGTTCTACAGTCACGGGTGCGACGTCGTGCTCGTGACGCTGCCGTTCCACGGGGGACGCAACGACCGCCTCGCGCCCTTCAGCGGCTCGGGCCTGTTCAGAGACGGCCTGGGCCATTTTCACGAGGGCATGTTGCAGAGCGTTTGCGACATTCGGGTCGTGATCGACTACCTCCGTGCTGGAGGAGTCGAGCACATAGGCATCACCGGCCTTTCGCTCGGCGGGTACCTGACGGCCCTGATGGCCGCGCTCGAACCCCGACTCCACGTCTCGATACCGAACTCGGCGGTCACGGACCTCGCCGGCCTGATCGACGGTTGGTTCCCTGCGGGCCACGTCCTCAAAGCCGGCCTGCGGCAGGGCGGGATAGCCGAGGAGGCTTTCCGGGCGTCCATGAGCGTGCACAGCCCGCTGCACTACCCGCCTGTGCTGGCCAAGGACCGCCTGTTCGTCATCGGCGGCCTCGGCGACAGGCTGGCTCCCCCCGAGCAGTCGGCCAGGCTCATACAGCACTGGGGGCGCCCGAAGACTCACTGGTTCCAGGGGAGCCATATCCTCCACGTCGGCCGCGCCCACTACCTTCGGGAGATCGGCCGTTTCCTGAAGGCGACCGGTTTCAGCCCCGGCTAGGAGGAAGATGTTGCAGAACCGCCCGGCGAGAACGGATATCGCGGGTGCCGGCAGGGCGGAGCTGCGGATCCGGGCCGGGGCCCTGGCCGCCGGCGCTGCGTTGCTGGCATCCCTCGGCGCCGCCTGCTCGAGCGGTAAACCAGCGAACGCGCAGTCTCTTCTCAGCTCAGCGAAGGCGACACTGGACAACACGCCGTCCGCACATTTCACCCTTTCGAGCACCAACGCCACGACGTCGGGCGGCACCACGATCACCGGCGGGCAGGGGGACATGCAGCGGCCCGACAAGCTGAAGGGTTCGCTCGACGTCGTCGTACGGGGCGTCAACGCAAGCGTTCAGGTGGTTGCGGTCGGAGACCAGGTGTACGCCAAGCTGCCGTTCGCGGCAACGTTCTCGAAGATCGACCCCTCGACGTTCGGGCTCGGCAACCCGTCGCAGATGTTCGACCCCAGCAGCGGTCTGTCTACGCTTCTCAGCGTGGCGAGCGGCGCGAAGGTGACCGGCCAGGAGCGCATCAACGGCGAGCTGGTGGATGAGGTGAGCGCGACGGTCCCCGGATCTGCCGTGCCGGTCCTGCCGGACGCGAACCCGAGTGCCCCCGTCCGGCTGGTGGCGGCGATAGACCCTGGCAACCACCAGCTGCGAAGGGTGACCCTTACCGGTCCGTTCGTGAAGGCGAACGCGTCGAGCACATTCACGCTCACGCTCACGTCCTACGGCGAGAAGGTTCAGATCACCCTCCCCCCGGCGTCCTGATCACGGCGTGACCACTGGGATTTCCGAGGTCGGAGAAGCCGGCGGGGCCGCCGA from Acidimicrobiales bacterium encodes the following:
- a CDS encoding prolyl oligopeptidase family serine peptidase; the protein is MSIESLRNRGQSNPPDPEIRNLRSLDGGDTDGSSWKELIPPSGIRSQTVALMDMGLRTGLASLLAATAGPATLLRTSGRAQRKAVQFFADLADSNDPASVFTMPPEVEVRARRLGRQPWAPRVGHVDLLTFLSPYEPACPDLAESYKAHRRNSIARAQHWRHEDGPRPTILVVHGFTGSPYWFNSTFFSLPWFYSHGCDVVLVTLPFHGGRNDRLAPFSGSGLFRDGLGHFHEGMLQSVCDIRVVIDYLRAGGVEHIGITGLSLGGYLTALMAALEPRLHVSIPNSAVTDLAGLIDGWFPAGHVLKAGLRQGGIAEEAFRASMSVHSPLHYPPVLAKDRLFVIGGLGDRLAPPEQSARLIQHWGRPKTHWFQGSHILHVGRAHYLREIGRFLKATGFSPG
- a CDS encoding LppX_LprAFG lipoprotein → MLQNRPARTDIAGAGRAELRIRAGALAAGAALLASLGAACSSGKPANAQSLLSSAKATLDNTPSAHFTLSSTNATTSGGTTITGGQGDMQRPDKLKGSLDVVVRGVNASVQVVAVGDQVYAKLPFAATFSKIDPSTFGLGNPSQMFDPSSGLSTLLSVASGAKVTGQERINGELVDEVSATVPGSAVPVLPDANPSAPVRLVAAIDPGNHQLRRVTLTGPFVKANASSTFTLTLTSYGEKVQITLPPAS